From a region of the Heteronotia binoei isolate CCM8104 ecotype False Entrance Well unplaced genomic scaffold, APGP_CSIRO_Hbin_v1 ptg000881l, whole genome shotgun sequence genome:
- the TAF10 gene encoding transcription initiation factor TFIID subunit 10, with protein sequence MRPAAFPAAMSAAAGSLLESDPPAGPPAPPPAPPPAPPAEAAAAKGSPAASAAPAGAAAAAAAGGWGGEWGRGRAAASPPEGPAAAILSNGVFVPPAGAPNGDAKSAAPPAAAPSSAPLVDFLLQLEDYTPTIPDAVTGYYLNRAGFEAADPRIIRLISLAAQKFISDIANDALQHCKMKGTASGSSRNKAKDKKYTLTMEDLAPALAEYGINVKKPHYFT encoded by the exons ATGCGCCCCGCTGCCTTTCCCGCCGCGATGAGCGCCGCCGCCGGGAGCCTCCTGGAGTCCGACCCCCCCGCcggcccccccgcccccccgccggcgccgccccccgccccccccgcggAAGCCGCCGCCGCCAAGGGCAGCCCCGCCGCCTCCGCCGCCCCCGCAGGAGCCGCAGCCGCAGCAGCAgccggtgggtgggggggggagtgggggcggGGCC gtgccgccgcctccccccccgAGGGCCCCGCCGCCGCCATCCTCTCCAACGGGGTCTTCGTGCCGCCCGCAGGAGCCCCCAACGGGGACGCCAAGAGCGccgccccccccgccgccgccccctccagCGCCCCCCTCGTcgacttcctgctgcagctggaggACTACACGCCCAcg ATCCCCGACGCCGTCACCGGCTACTACCTCAACCGCGCAGGCTTCGAGGCTGCAGACCCCCGCAT CATCCGCCTCATCTCCTTGGCTGCCCAGAAGTTCATCTCGGACATCGCCAACGACGCCCTGCAGCACTGCAAGATGAAGGGCACTGCCTCGGGGAGCTCCCGCAACAAGGCAAAG GACAAGAAGTACACGCTGACCATGGAGGACCTGGCTCCAGCGCTGGCAGAGTACGGGATCAACGTCAAGAAGCCGCACTACTTCACTTAG